A region from the Candidatus Methanoperedens sp. genome encodes:
- a CDS encoding DUF6293 family protein produces the protein MELTGQKKVHIVPMGYEIDRIETPLRDIGADRVYIITDEEEKDIGKLYLKELTGRIEKLVREKELIILSCPIWDFRRQMSLLCELVRKEKAAGNFVYINLSSGSKLSAIAGTLASLMYGAVPYYVQAEKYNIEHPDIEGGKIIGITSGVKRILKIPTYTIEPPMDELIHALAILSEHGGRISQKEYIFELEKRGLIKDATGKRGKNKEITKKGYAKAKRQFFEKLEDKEWTVKKGKGRSSYIEITEEGKNTVETFINVATIGIKIHQQEK, from the coding sequence ATGGAACTAACAGGACAGAAAAAAGTACACATCGTACCTATGGGCTACGAGATAGACCGCATCGAAACTCCGCTGCGCGACATTGGCGCTGACAGGGTTTACATAATAACGGATGAGGAAGAGAAAGATATAGGAAAATTGTATCTCAAAGAACTCACCGGCAGGATAGAAAAGCTGGTGAGAGAGAAGGAACTTATCATCCTCTCCTGTCCTATCTGGGACTTCCGCAGGCAGATGTCGCTGCTCTGCGAACTTGTGCGGAAAGAAAAAGCAGCCGGCAACTTTGTCTACATCAACCTCTCATCAGGGAGCAAACTCTCAGCAATAGCAGGCACCCTCGCCTCGCTCATGTACGGCGCCGTGCCGTATTATGTCCAGGCAGAGAAGTATAATATCGAGCATCCCGACATCGAAGGCGGGAAGATTATAGGAATCACCAGCGGCGTTAAAAGAATACTAAAGATACCCACATACACAATCGAGCCGCCGATGGACGAACTTATTCACGCGCTTGCAATACTTTCTGAGCACGGTGGAAGAATATCCCAGAAAGAGTACATTTTCGAGCTTGAAAAACGAGGTCTTATAAAAGATGCTACTGGAAAGCGAGGAAAGAATAAAGAAATAACCAAAAAAGGATATGCGAAAGCAAAGAGGCAGTTTTTTGAAAAACTCGAAGATAAGGAGTGGACTGTTAAAAAGGGGAAGGGGCGCTCGTCGTATATAGAAATTACCGAAGAAGGGAAAAATACAGTTGAGACATTCATAAACGTCGCAACGATAGGAATTAAGATACACCAACAAGAAAAATAA
- a CDS encoding DMT family transporter, whose product MNFPKRAAFSGYGEIITASVLWGFAGILAKMIHGMPAQSIIFYRVTFASIIFFVTLLISGNLGMIKLKDRKFYLVLFAILQAGTMLAYFISLLNASIAVAVLLLYTAPVYITLFSPWLLKERPTKKGIIALFLALAGIYLIVDPGKLEFSSYSIGIIAGIVSGIAYAFQIMTSKYLSLQYSGYAQAFWGFIIAALILLPISPVPLNVVISNMNYLILLAIFPTILAVSLYFNGLKKVRASSASILGLIEPVSAVILASLILNEKIQGLEIIGGALILAGAALVTRDK is encoded by the coding sequence ATGAATTTCCCAAAGCGCGCCGCCTTTTCCGGATACGGAGAAATAATCACTGCCTCAGTACTGTGGGGCTTTGCCGGAATACTTGCAAAGATGATACATGGAATGCCAGCGCAGAGCATTATTTTTTACAGGGTCACCTTTGCATCCATTATATTCTTTGTTACTTTGTTGATTTCCGGAAACCTTGGTATGATAAAGCTCAAAGACAGGAAATTTTACCTGGTGCTCTTCGCAATTCTGCAGGCAGGTACAATGCTGGCATATTTTATATCATTATTGAACGCCTCCATTGCTGTTGCGGTTTTATTGCTTTACACAGCGCCCGTATATATTACTCTATTTTCTCCCTGGCTTTTGAAAGAAAGACCGACTAAAAAAGGGATAATAGCTCTTTTTTTAGCACTTGCAGGCATTTATCTCATCGTAGACCCGGGAAAACTTGAATTTTCAAGTTATTCAATCGGGATAATAGCAGGGATAGTGTCGGGTATCGCATACGCTTTCCAGATAATGACCTCAAAATACCTGAGCTTGCAATATTCAGGATACGCACAGGCATTCTGGGGTTTCATAATAGCAGCGCTGATTCTTTTGCCCATAAGCCCGGTACCTCTGAATGTGGTTATCAGCAATATGAATTATCTCATACTTCTTGCGATATTCCCGACCATACTTGCTGTGTCCCTTTATTTTAACGGCTTGAAAAAAGTAAGGGCATCGAGCGCCAGCATTCTGGGATTAATAGAACCTGTAAGCGCAGTTATTTTAGCATCTCTTATTCTGAACGAAAAAATCCAGGGTCTTGAAATAATAGGCGGTGCACTTATATTGGCAGGAGCTGCATTAGTTACCAGGGATAAATGA
- a CDS encoding CRISPR-associated protein, whose protein sequence is MNNHLKNRHETLFLWDARKSNPNGDPNGNEPRIDRHTKRCDITDVCIKRSIRNFITTKYGLNSILVTKLGDDASETVTLTDRISNYLFGTAEKIKKLKDIVEKHAEGKLDKTLEPYKSFNEKPSPATLKTIISSKKEDKDKLKKILINKDIDIETLQSGIIKDLRAYLCGAFSDLRMFGSVLALEKELNPLGGPITGPIQIEIGTSLHRVVQSNKQITSVMGSKEEKEAGIIGDTHCIEYGLFATSAIANENAAKFTGLTAEDHDLFLKTLWRGTRERHTRSKNQVPRLLIDIEYNKPFHFGDLVNSVGLKPKFDEKVGKTIEEESYRSIDDFTIDLTGFFNKIDSKKESVDSIKFASYGLISLKEFKEGLPKELVNNIFELTDIDFDKAPETK, encoded by the coding sequence ATGAATAATCACTTAAAAAATAGGCACGAAACCCTTTTTTTATGGGATGCACGAAAGAGTAACCCAAATGGAGACCCCAATGGGAATGAACCACGTATTGATAGGCATACCAAGCGATGCGATATCACAGACGTATGCATTAAGAGGTCGATAAGAAATTTTATCACAACTAAATATGGATTAAATAGTATTCTTGTTACTAAACTTGGAGATGATGCATCAGAGACCGTAACATTAACTGATAGAATTTCAAACTATCTATTCGGTACAGCCGAGAAAATCAAAAAATTAAAAGATATAGTTGAAAAACATGCTGAAGGCAAATTGGACAAAACATTAGAACCTTATAAATCCTTTAATGAAAAACCTTCACCTGCAACTTTAAAAACAATAATAAGTTCCAAAAAAGAAGATAAAGATAAATTGAAAAAGATATTAATTAATAAAGATATCGATATTGAGACACTTCAAAGTGGAATAATTAAAGATTTAAGAGCTTATCTCTGCGGCGCATTTTCAGATCTACGAATGTTTGGAAGCGTGCTTGCATTGGAAAAAGAGTTAAATCCTTTAGGAGGACCTATCACAGGGCCAATTCAGATAGAAATTGGTACTTCTCTTCATCGTGTAGTTCAATCCAACAAGCAAATTACGAGTGTAATGGGAAGTAAGGAAGAGAAAGAAGCTGGGATTATTGGTGACACTCATTGCATCGAGTATGGTTTGTTTGCAACCAGTGCCATAGCAAATGAAAATGCGGCGAAATTTACGGGTTTAACTGCTGAAGATCACGATTTATTCCTAAAAACTCTCTGGCGTGGAACTCGTGAACGTCATACTCGAAGTAAAAATCAAGTTCCAAGACTGTTGATAGACATAGAATATAACAAGCCATTTCATTTCGGTGATCTAGTGAATAGTGTTGGATTGAAGCCGAAATTTGATGAGAAAGTTGGAAAAACCATAGAAGAAGAAAGTTATAGAAGTATAGATGACTTTACTATTGATTTAACTGGATTCTTCAATAAAATTGACTCAAAAAAAGAATCTGTGGATTCTATTAAATTTGCTTCCTATGGGCTAATATCCTTAAAGGAATTTAAAGAAGGACTACCAAAAGAATTAGTTAACAATATATTTGAACTTACAGATATCGATTTTGATAAAGCGCCGGAAACAAAATGA
- a CDS encoding winged helix-turn-helix domain-containing protein, with product MLKLLIDRPYNANQLTEAMNMDYKTIRHHLDILVKNGVITMEGDKYGAMYFLSKAMEANLNEFNQIWEKIDKQSK from the coding sequence ATCCTGAAGCTGCTTATTGATAGACCTTACAATGCAAATCAATTAACTGAGGCTATGAATATGGATTACAAAACAATCAGGCACCATCTTGATATTCTTGTCAAAAACGGAGTAATCACAATGGAAGGTGACAAATACGGAGCTATGTATTTCCTTTCCAAGGCTATGGAGGCGAATTTAAATGAGTTTAACCAGATTTGGGAAAAAATTGATAAGCAAAGTAAATGA
- the thiI gene encoding tRNA 4-thiouridine(8) synthase ThiI yields MKNTDVILVRYDELALKSKRVRARYEQILVKNIKAMLNADGSSYSDVTKEMGRVFIHSGDAGAAKSAAKVFGVVSASPAFTCEPTLESSAELCAVVAANIIQEGQSFAIRARRAGTHDFTSRDVAIACGNAVFQKVNKTIKVDLDCPDVEIFVEMRQDKAYVFTESIKGVGGLPMGTQGRMVALISGGIDSPVAAWLMMKRGCEIVPLYLNNEPFSDETTRERAMQCIDVLQRWAPQKKFTIYEAKHGDNLLAFLTNCDNRLNCVLCRRMMYRIAGEVLKLQNAHGIITGSSLGQVASQTSQNMLAEMYGMEYPIYHPLIGLDKLEITELARKIGTFEPSTKPATCCMAVPEYPSTAAKPEEVLQAEKLIDVPSLVDSAMKTIKKFSR; encoded by the coding sequence TTGAAAAATACTGACGTGATTTTAGTCAGGTACGACGAACTTGCCCTGAAAAGCAAAAGAGTCAGGGCGCGGTATGAGCAGATACTTGTAAAGAACATAAAAGCAATGCTCAATGCAGATGGCAGTTCATATTCCGATGTCACTAAGGAGATGGGCAGGGTTTTCATACATTCCGGCGATGCCGGCGCAGCAAAAAGTGCAGCAAAAGTATTCGGCGTGGTCTCGGCAAGCCCTGCTTTTACCTGCGAGCCAACACTTGAATCATCAGCAGAATTATGTGCTGTTGTGGCAGCAAACATCATACAGGAAGGGCAGTCCTTCGCGATAAGGGCTCGGCGGGCGGGAACTCATGATTTTACATCCCGCGATGTAGCCATAGCCTGCGGGAATGCGGTATTTCAAAAGGTAAATAAAACTATCAAGGTAGACCTTGACTGCCCTGATGTTGAGATCTTCGTAGAGATGCGGCAGGATAAAGCGTATGTTTTCACCGAATCGATAAAAGGCGTTGGAGGCTTGCCTATGGGAACCCAGGGCAGGATGGTTGCACTCATCTCAGGAGGCATAGACTCACCTGTGGCTGCCTGGTTAATGATGAAAAGAGGGTGCGAGATAGTACCCCTGTATCTCAATAACGAGCCTTTTTCAGATGAGACCACGCGTGAGAGGGCAATGCAGTGCATCGATGTTCTCCAGAGATGGGCGCCGCAGAAAAAGTTCACCATTTATGAAGCAAAGCATGGCGATAACCTGCTTGCTTTCCTTACCAATTGCGACAACAGGCTGAATTGCGTATTGTGCAGGCGGATGATGTACAGGATAGCGGGAGAGGTTTTAAAACTGCAGAATGCTCACGGAATAATCACAGGTTCCTCGCTCGGTCAGGTGGCATCCCAGACCTCACAGAACATGCTGGCTGAGATGTACGGCATGGAATACCCGATTTATCATCCCCTCATAGGGCTTGATAAGCTTGAGATTACAGAGCTTGCAAGGAAAATAGGCACGTTTGAACCCTCAACCAAGCCGGCAACCTGCTGCATGGCTGTGCCGGAATATCCCTCCACAGCGGCTAAACCAGAGGAGGTGCTGCAAGCAGAGAAGCTGATAGATGTGCCTTCTCTTGTTGATTCAGCGATGAAGACTATTAAGAAATTCTCCCGTTAA
- the map gene encoding type II methionyl aminopeptidase, whose translation MNDIIHGCYLEAGKIASKVRKEAQFRVKEDIPLLEVAEYVENRIEALGAKPAFPCNISINEIASHYTPEDYVPRFKKGDVVKIDIGAHIDGYIADTAVTLEIGTKNHARLILACDEALEKAIASIKDRAQTGAVGKIIEETIKKHGFNPVKDLTGHSLERYKLHAGVTIPNYKSFFSNKIKKDMVFAIEPFATYGKGNIKHGKPHIFALSGRVEGKERGEIRKRFGTLPFTLRWIPEINGKDRRGLREYFELIEAGGEIVAQSEHTVIANEEGCEVITR comes from the coding sequence ATGAACGATATAATTCATGGATGCTACCTTGAAGCAGGGAAAATTGCCTCAAAAGTCCGAAAAGAAGCGCAATTCAGGGTAAAAGAAGATATCCCTTTACTTGAAGTAGCAGAATATGTTGAGAACAGGATAGAAGCCCTGGGCGCAAAGCCCGCATTTCCCTGCAACATTTCCATCAATGAGATCGCCTCCCATTACACGCCTGAGGACTATGTGCCTCGTTTTAAGAAAGGAGACGTTGTCAAAATTGACATCGGGGCCCACATAGACGGCTATATTGCAGATACTGCCGTAACTCTCGAGATAGGGACGAAGAACCATGCCAGGCTGATTCTGGCTTGCGATGAAGCACTTGAAAAAGCAATTGCATCCATCAAAGACAGGGCACAGACAGGTGCCGTAGGGAAGATTATCGAAGAAACTATTAAGAAACACGGTTTCAATCCTGTGAAGGATCTCACAGGACACAGCCTTGAGAGGTATAAACTGCATGCAGGCGTAACTATTCCAAATTATAAGAGCTTTTTCAGCAATAAGATAAAGAAGGATATGGTTTTTGCAATCGAACCTTTTGCAACCTATGGTAAAGGTAATATCAAACATGGAAAACCGCATATTTTTGCCCTGAGCGGCAGGGTTGAGGGGAAAGAAAGAGGGGAAATCAGGAAGAGATTTGGAACGCTACCTTTCACCTTGCGGTGGATTCCTGAAATAAACGGCAAGGATCGCAGAGGGCTGAGGGAATACTTCGAATTGATCGAGGCAGGCGGTGAGATTGTCGCACAGTCTGAACATACCGTGATAGCCAACGAAGAGGGTTGCGAGGTAATAACAAGGTGA
- a CDS encoding sugar phosphate isomerase/epimerase gives MEILLEAGIESIEFWAETPFFWMNRNDETAVASLVEAISMMPHGCTLHAPILDLNPSSYNELVHEATIKETLWSLELADTLGARLVTIHPGKRTVHRVPTNEDREKFMKYLKVCKKRADALGVALALENSTPGVSSMCSLPNEMKEVLNGFPGLFFTFDLVHAFLDSPKTPLSFIDELGDRIINVHIGAAHDGKPHYPSNREKKMDRVLRRLRDSGYKNDLTIEIDDKVYSKPLSRKDKIRELIGERKYLESIFR, from the coding sequence ATGGAAATACTGTTAGAGGCAGGCATCGAAAGCATTGAATTCTGGGCAGAGACCCCTTTTTTCTGGATGAACAGAAATGACGAGACAGCTGTCGCTTCCCTGGTAGAAGCAATATCCATGATGCCGCATGGGTGCACATTGCATGCCCCGATTCTGGATTTAAACCCCTCATCGTATAACGAGCTCGTACATGAAGCCACTATCAAGGAAACATTATGGTCTCTTGAGCTTGCAGATACTCTCGGGGCAAGGCTGGTTACGATTCATCCCGGTAAAAGGACTGTTCACCGCGTTCCTACCAATGAGGACAGGGAGAAATTCATGAAATATTTGAAGGTGTGTAAGAAGAGAGCAGATGCTCTTGGTGTTGCTCTTGCACTTGAAAACAGCACGCCTGGTGTTTCTTCCATGTGCTCATTGCCGAATGAAATGAAAGAAGTTTTAAATGGATTCCCAGGGCTTTTTTTCACCTTCGATCTGGTGCATGCTTTCCTGGATTCTCCCAAAACCCCCCTCTCGTTTATAGATGAACTCGGTGATAGGATTATCAATGTGCATATCGGAGCCGCACACGATGGAAAGCCGCATTATCCTTCGAACCGCGAGAAGAAAATGGACAGGGTATTGCGAAGGCTTCGGGATTCGGGCTATAAAAATGACCTTACCATCGAGATTGATGACAAGGTATACTCCAAGCCTCTGTCGAGAAAGGATAAAATCAGGGAATTAATCGGGGAAAGAAAGTATCTGGAATCGATATTCAGGTGA
- the cas5 gene encoding CRISPR-associated protein Cas5 — MQGRFAHFCIPFTNVYRLTQPCPTKTAILGFIGAVLGIDKDNLSLYQKFKCGVEILGEYRTIAIPYLARQGFPGSSSNKDSSRTSVEVVVKPRYRIYLLGEEDSIRDIQKVLSYQEPVYTPYLGLAQFIASTDFEVSDLTDADFVEGIDVNANGAFIRGVHGELDFSKLTSDSIRLTEFQGIKGILPPRNFEHGVFTINLDAGTIPLKNVRHVVKIPESDKYVPVF, encoded by the coding sequence ATGCAGGGGAGGTTCGCCCATTTCTGTATACCCTTTACGAATGTTTATCGACTCACTCAACCTTGCCCCACTAAAACGGCAATATTGGGCTTTATTGGTGCTGTATTGGGTATAGATAAGGACAATCTGAGCCTCTATCAAAAGTTCAAATGTGGTGTCGAAATACTCGGTGAATACAGAACAATAGCTATTCCTTACCTCGCCAGACAAGGTTTTCCTGGAAGCTCTTCAAATAAAGATTCTTCAAGAACTTCTGTTGAAGTGGTAGTTAAACCAAGATATAGAATATATCTTCTCGGAGAGGAGGATTCCATTAGAGATATTCAAAAGGTATTGTCGTATCAGGAACCTGTATATACACCATATCTTGGATTAGCACAATTTATTGCAAGTACCGATTTTGAAGTAAGCGATTTAACTGATGCAGATTTTGTCGAAGGCATAGATGTAAATGCTAATGGTGCTTTCATTCGAGGAGTACATGGTGAGTTGGATTTTTCCAAATTAACCTCAGATTCAATAAGATTAACCGAATTTCAAGGAATTAAAGGAATTTTGCCACCACGCAACTTCGAGCATGGTGTTTTCACAATTAACCTTGATGCTGGTACCATCCCTTTAAAAAATGTACGACATGTAGTGAAAATTCCAGAGTCGGATAAATATGTACCAGTTTTCTAA
- a CDS encoding phasin family protein, with translation MSDMLDMFKKMSLFSIGVISLTQEKIEEFSQEMEKKGEISKDEGRKFVKEVLSQKEKQLKDIEEKINERVRENIKKSGVVMKGDIETLERKIEKLEKTIQSMAKK, from the coding sequence ATGTCAGATATGTTAGATATGTTTAAAAAAATGAGTTTATTCAGTATCGGGGTAATTTCCCTGACGCAGGAAAAAATCGAGGAATTCAGCCAGGAAATGGAAAAAAAAGGGGAGATAAGTAAGGATGAAGGAAGAAAATTCGTAAAGGAAGTTTTGTCCCAGAAAGAAAAACAGCTCAAGGATATTGAAGAGAAAATAAATGAGAGGGTAAGAGAGAATATCAAAAAGAGCGGAGTTGTAATGAAAGGCGATATCGAGACTCTTGAGCGGAAAATCGAAAAGCTTGAAAAAACAATCCAATCCATGGCAAAAAAATAA
- a CDS encoding TatD family nuclease-associated radical SAM protein produces MKEKDTIVYEAHGNLYLNITNRCTAECVFCLKRYSDGVYGYNLRLSKEPKLSEILKKLSEYDLSNYREVVFTGFGEPLIRLDDVLEITKWLATRGIPVRLDTIGHAKLLYPDRNVARELAESGMKVVSISLNAQDAETYNQLCDPKYIKAYEKMLEFARDVSKSAMELRFTVVNLPVVDIKKCEMIAKEYCADLKVRGYGGPV; encoded by the coding sequence ATGAAAGAAAAAGACACTATCGTTTACGAGGCTCACGGCAACCTGTATCTCAACATTACAAACAGGTGCACTGCCGAATGCGTTTTTTGCCTCAAGCGGTATTCTGATGGGGTTTATGGCTATAATCTGCGGCTTTCAAAGGAACCCAAACTATCAGAAATTTTAAAAAAACTTTCAGAGTACGATCTCTCAAACTACAGGGAAGTTGTCTTTACGGGCTTTGGGGAACCACTAATACGCCTGGATGATGTCCTTGAAATCACAAAATGGCTTGCAACCCGTGGAATTCCTGTGAGGCTGGATACCATAGGGCATGCCAAACTCCTGTATCCTGATAGGAATGTAGCCCGGGAGCTTGCAGAATCGGGCATGAAGGTCGTATCCATTAGCCTGAATGCCCAGGATGCAGAAACATATAATCAATTGTGCGACCCGAAATACATAAAGGCATATGAAAAAATGCTTGAGTTTGCTCGTGATGTTTCAAAATCCGCAATGGAACTTCGATTCACGGTGGTAAACCTGCCAGTGGTGGATATTAAAAAATGTGAGATGATTGCGAAAGAATATTGTGCTGATCTTAAGGTCAGAGGATACGGTGGTCCAGTATAA
- a CDS encoding radical SAM protein yields MKLIFSGLIIPISTIDWYGRSVSVVFFNGCNFKCLYCSNNEFIRMSNPLVPFFREKKGRMKKGKNKIVSSPLEPLFKKGNVVDMEDIEKQILDAKSFISAVVFSGGEPTTPSHFEGLERLARFAKDHGLLVGIETNGYYPERLSSLIEKKLLDKIFLDIKAPLDDAQSYSTITGGIEDAAERAHQSFNLKNVSIEVRTTVFRSFADVSGVAKFLKGHDCTYVIQQGIPEYALDKKIRQEKPFTREELVALAKSVSFLKDVRVRTREKGEEKII; encoded by the coding sequence ATGAAATTGATTTTTAGCGGTTTAATTATCCCTATATCGACAATAGACTGGTATGGCAGGTCAGTGTCGGTTGTTTTCTTCAACGGCTGTAATTTCAAATGCCTTTATTGCTCAAATAACGAATTCATCCGTATGTCGAACCCGCTTGTGCCTTTCTTCAGGGAAAAAAAAGGAAGGATGAAAAAAGGAAAAAATAAGATAGTCTCGAGCCCGTTAGAGCCTCTCTTCAAGAAAGGGAATGTTGTCGATATGGAAGATATCGAAAAACAGATACTTGACGCAAAGAGCTTCATAAGCGCGGTAGTTTTCTCAGGCGGTGAACCTACAACGCCTTCGCATTTCGAAGGATTGGAACGCCTCGCTAGATTCGCAAAAGATCATGGGCTGCTTGTAGGAATTGAGACCAATGGATATTATCCTGAACGACTTTCCAGTTTGATTGAGAAAAAACTTCTGGATAAAATTTTCCTTGATATCAAAGCTCCGCTCGATGATGCACAAAGTTACAGCACGATAACTGGTGGGATTGAAGATGCAGCCGAACGCGCTCATCAGTCATTTAATCTTAAGAATGTTTCTATCGAAGTCAGGACTACAGTTTTCCGGTCTTTTGCTGATGTTTCAGGAGTGGCTAAATTTCTTAAAGGACACGATTGTACTTACGTCATCCAGCAGGGCATTCCTGAATATGCTCTGGATAAAAAAATAAGACAAGAGAAGCCTTTTACAAGAGAAGAGCTGGTAGCTCTGGCTAAAAGTGTGTCATTTTTGAAGGATGTCAGGGTAAGGACAAGGGAAAAAGGAGAGGAAAAAATTATATAG
- a CDS encoding pectinesterase family protein: MVSNKILISICVIWLSIGFANAATLNVGQGQTYTTIQSAIDAAKTGDVISVSEGTYSENIVVKMNGITITGQNKEKTIIDGKKTGSVIRIDQANDVKVSGFTVQNSGGSGQSDGGMSLYRANNNEIANMILVNNAVGISIYQGSNSNIVSGNDIKSNGKYGVFVFASNDNKIYNNNIQGNGFGFYGDTARTNQIYSNNFIDNTNQAYDNSGMNSWDDGKSGNYWSKYVILGGANAKDNFPLPKPVTIKEEAISTPAQQNTPAGATSAATGKSSPGFTGIVVIVSLIAIGILRRKRG; the protein is encoded by the coding sequence ATGGTATCCAATAAAATCCTTATCAGTATATGCGTTATATGGCTGAGCATCGGATTCGCAAACGCAGCCACTCTTAACGTGGGGCAGGGGCAGACATACACCACCATCCAGTCTGCAATAGATGCAGCAAAGACGGGCGATGTTATTTCTGTCAGTGAAGGCACATACTCTGAGAACATCGTTGTAAAAATGAACGGGATTACAATTACGGGACAGAACAAAGAAAAGACCATCATTGACGGCAAAAAAACCGGCAGTGTGATCAGGATAGACCAGGCAAACGATGTCAAAGTCAGCGGATTCACAGTCCAGAATAGCGGCGGGAGCGGTCAGTCTGACGGCGGGATGAGCCTCTATCGGGCAAATAACAATGAGATTGCAAATATGATTCTTGTGAACAATGCCGTAGGTATTTCGATATACCAGGGAAGCAACAGCAACATTGTTTCAGGGAATGACATAAAATCGAATGGAAAATACGGCGTTTTTGTTTTCGCATCCAATGATAATAAGATATACAATAATAATATTCAGGGCAATGGATTCGGGTTTTATGGTGATACAGCCCGTACAAACCAAATTTACTCGAATAATTTCATTGACAATACCAACCAGGCTTATGACAACAGCGGCATGAACTCATGGGATGACGGTAAATCCGGCAATTACTGGAGTAAATATGTAATTTTGGGCGGGGCTAATGCAAAGGATAATTTCCCGCTTCCAAAACCCGTTACAATTAAAGAAGAGGCAATTAGCACGCCAGCCCAACAAAATACACCAGCAGGAGCTACATCGGCAGCAACCGGAAAATCCTCACCTGGCTTCACAGGTATCGTGGTCATAGTTTCATTGATCGCGATAGGGATATTAAGAAGGAAAAGAGGGTAG